A portion of the Gigantopelta aegis isolate Gae_Host chromosome 10, Gae_host_genome, whole genome shotgun sequence genome contains these proteins:
- the LOC121383583 gene encoding uncharacterized protein LOC121383583 gives MVITLGKDAPSYNMVKKWDAEFKRGGGRPGRTVVIMADRRVTECCTELGIPQERIHAVIHNEFQMSKVSTRWVQKLLGPVLKRTRLNMSRENLAIFEADPNSFLRRFVTMDETWVHHFQPETKQHRSSGNTQVLRLPRKPKL, from the coding sequence ATGGTGATCACACTAGGGAAGGATGCCCCTTCATACAACATGGTGAAAAAGTGGGATGCTGAATTCAAACGTGGAGGGGGTCGTCCGGGTAGGACAGTCGTCATCATGGCAGACAGACGAGTAACGGAGTGTTGCACTGAGTTGGGTATCCCCCAGGAACGCATCCATGCAGTCATCCACAACGAATTTCAAATGTCCAAGGTGTCAACACGTTGGGTCCAAAAGCTCCTTGGACCTGTTCTGAAACGGACCCGGCTCAACATGTCAAGGGAAAATCTTGCCATTTTTGAGGCGGATCCCAACAGTTTTCTTCGGCGATTTGTGACTATGGATGAGACCTGGGTCCATCACTTCCAACCAGAGACGAAGCAACATCGAAGCAGTGGAAACACCCAGGTTCTCCGCCTCCCAAGAAAGCCAAAACTGTGA